CGTTATTGTGAACATGTATCGTCTTTCAGATCCAGTGGGCCAGCACGGACTCTCAGATAGAGGAGTGTTTGATGAAGGGCAGAGAAAAGGTAAGAGACTTAGAACTATGTGACTTCAACAGAGCATTGTTAGTTTGGCTGCAGGGTAAAGCAGAAATTCCCAGATGATAATACGCATTGACTTAGAACTTGTACAAACTGTATAATTAATTTGTCATACATAGACTAAAGATACTGTCAATACGGATTGATTTATATATCCGACTACACATCAACCTCTCTTTAACCTGAAATGTTGTTATTAATGGTGCCATAACCGCTCGATGTCTGTCCCTGTTTAGCCTCAAATCCTCACTCACAACCTTTTACTCAACCAACTTCACCCTCCCCCTGTTTCATCCTTGCATCTCCTCCAACAGCTGGAGTGTGCAAACTACATCAAGGTCCTGCAGCGGTACAACCACACCCATCTGCTGGTCTGCGGAACAGGAGCGTTTAACCCCGTCTGCAGCCTGGTCAGGGTGGGACACTCAGGACAGGTAAATTATGGTCAACTGATAATAGTATAAATATCTCAAATAACTATGGGGGAATTTCACCTTCCTCTTTATTTACTGTACCCGTCACTTTTGTTTATCTTgtacaaatattaaaatgcaaaaaatgtACAGTCAGCCAAATTTCACatcgttttctttctctttttaaacagCGAGAACCTTGTTCACTCTTTCTTGACATTTTGGTCAGAAAGACATGTTAGTACAGATTTGActccttgtaaaacacttggaacACGCTAGTTGAATTTAATCACTCACCAAAAAGGACTGAAgtgaggaagagatgatgacAGATAGTGAAAAAGAAAGCACTGAGTCATCGTTTTCCTCACATGGAAAGTATGGTTTCACACAATTGTATCATGACTGGACTAgtaaacaggtaaacaggtTAACAGGGAGAACAGGCCAGGGGCTGcttcctgtggggggggggggggggggggggaaaatgTGATGTCAGTGAAGTCTAATGGTCTTCAAGGAGTCGAGTCAAATGGGTTTGTCAGCTGGCTGTGGGTGCTTCGGAATGCGATATATACTGAACTGTCGAGGTGTTTGtgcggtgtttgtgtgtctggtgctGAGGTCGGCAACCTTTATTATCTGAAGTGCATTTTATGgccagtaaaaaaaacatgtgtgcttattattccaacttagccTGTCAACTTTACTCTTGTcgtttctctgctgctccttgatggttatatatgtatgtatacatatatatgtatacattgTCCTTGATGACAATGTATACATATAGGATACTGCAAAGGTATTTCACACCAGGTGTTGTTCCTGAAGCAGCTCTTGACCTCTACCAGCTGAGCCACCGCACTAGATACGTACACAACGTAGCAAATGAGCATTCACAGCTTACAGCAGGTAAACTATTTATTATCACTTGGTATTTCCATTCCAATGACCTACAGCAGGATTGTTGGCTCATTATTGTTCATATCCCATGTCTCATTTAGGGCGATCTATTATACCCAAGTTGAGCTTGTCTTCAATTTGTTGTTTCTGGTTGTCTTCATGagacattttattaattttctcCACTATTTCAGTTTTGGGGGGCGGGCTGCAGTGGGTAGTACTGTCACCTCGCATTCCATGGCTGGAGTCATTctatgtggagtttgcatgttctcattGTGTCTGGGTGGGATTTCTGAGAgagtttcctcccacagaccAAACTCATTCAGGTTAATTGGCGGCTCACTATTTGACTCCATATTTCAGCACTGCAATGGACTGTTGGACCTGTACCCGCCTTTCGCCCAGTGTCGGCTGGGATCGGTTCAAGCCCCCCTTGCCTTTAAAAGGCAAAATACACATTtgttcattttcatattttgggaCAAATCTAGTGAGTTGTCTGGGGCCAGGGAGCGTCAACACGGAGCTGCAGGCCCATGGTCGGGTCTGGTGGGCGTGTCCTTCTTAGTGAGAGCTGGGGAGAGGGTTTCCACTCTACATTCCAACACTTGTCCAGTAGAGCGACCAGGCCGGTCACACCTTCCAAACAAGAACCACACACCACAGCCATCACTCACATCATTGGAATGCTCATAGAGTGAGAGAAGCTGGATCAATACTGCGGCTGTTTGCATTCTGTTTATGTAACCTAAGCTCTCGAACAGATTTCCTCACGTCATTTTTATACTTACGTATGTAGGAGATTACATCTAACCTATAATTACTACAAAACCTGAGCTTCACAATATTTACACAGTGatacaatattaataacattACCCAGCCACCAATGACTAACAgatcaaatatttatacaaGCTATAGGAACAATAATAGAGGACTTTTTTAATTGTCGAGAAACAAACCAACATGAaccttaatatatatatatatatatatatatatatatatatatatatataataaagatGAATTTAAAAGGAATTTgcttataataataaaagcagCTTTATGTTTTGAACATTTTCCGGTATTTGAACAGGGTTAGTGATTTAGCAGATGTTATCTCCATGGTCAGGGCGTTCCAACGTCTGGGGGCTCTAATATGTCTCGGACAGTCACTTTTGAGTTTTAAGCAAAAACTTGTGTTTCGCCTCATGATCTCAGGCAACACGTCCGAGCAGTTATGGGATACAAGGAGGGGCCTAAACCAGACAGAGCCTTAACTCTAAAAATCCATTCTAAAGGACAGGCTGCCAATGAAGTGAGTCTCTTTTTTTGGCACCAGTTTGCTATCCAGCTGCAGCATTTTGTATTAGCTGCAGTGAACAAAGAGACTTTATATACAGGAAGTGGCAGTCACCAGGACGTGATGTGATAAACGTGTGCGTAACCTTCTCCAGATCAGTGAATGACAGGAAAACGCTTGATTTTTGTGACACGCTGAAAATTCCACATATCAGTTTACAACACATAAATGATTTGGTCAACTTGACctatttttcatttagttttgatAGACCGCATTTGATGATGGATGAGTTTAACCCAGAAACAGACTTCTGCTGCAGTCATACACCGGGCTGCTGCCGTTAAAGCACAGCATGGTTCCATGGCTTCTCATAAATCAACACACAACCTCCTCTCTGATCCTCTGACAGCTAAAAACACGGTGGTGGCCCACAACAAGAGCTGTGgttctacagtgtgtgtgtacgtgtgtgtacgtgtacctgtacatgtgtgtgtgtgtgtgttgtgccgGGGGCCAGCGAGATCAGAGGACGTAGTGAACTCAGTATGATACGAGAGCAGAGCGGAGCTgttaaaacacactcacactccctCGGTAATCTATCACTCCCCCTCTCATTTGtctcctgtcctccctctcaTCCATCACTTTTCTGATCCTCTTtcatttccctctgtctctctttcccacCACTCACATCCTGCAGGTTCGTTTGGATACTGTTAAAAGCCATTTAGATCATGATCAGGCATATTTGCATGAAAAAAACCTTGTGCTTGTCTGTGTTGTTCTCAGGACAGGCTATTTGCTCTGGAAGAGGACAGTGTCACGAGCGGCAGAGGACGCTGCCCGTTCGACCCCAACAGTCCCTGCACGTCCACACTCTCCAGTAAGAGCTAGACGCACAGCTGTGAGGCAGAAAtgcatgttttcattcctctgtAAACACCTGATTACCAACAATGAAGAGGTTTGCAGACTCTGTTGTACCTCTAACGAGTCAGCACTGCCCTCTTGTGGTCATCTCTCATAGCAGTTTTTTAATCACAACTAAAGCAGGGTGTAGTTTTGATGGTTTGTCTATtcatgattgtgtttgtgttgtgtgtctgtgtgtgtgtgtgtgcataaggAGGGGAGCTGTACATTGGCCTGTACACAGACTACTGGGAGAACGACGGAGCCTTGTGTCGACTGAACAACCAGACGTACACACGCACGGAGAGGGACGACAGGCAGCAGCTCAGCGGTCGGTGTGCATTACACGACAAATGATCACATCGCGCTTTAAATGCAAGGGAGTGCAAACAGATACAGTAGATCTGGTGACAAACGACAAAATAGTGGTGCTGTGCACATTCCATTTTTCTAGACTTGTCGAAATCTAGTAGTTTAATTAAAGTGTGATCAAAAATGAGttggttttaaatgttaaagtcTTAAAATGTGATGCCGGcagagatttaaatatttaatacacTGAACGTGATAGTGTTGTAGCTGTTTGGTTCACATGAATAAATCTAATATATTGAATCTATCTATTTTGTGTCACACATTCAATTCTCCTAAAGAAATCCCTGCTatgaaacaaatacaaagagagCACATTCAAACTGACTCTATGTTTGACCTCAGGCCTTTTGTTCAAATATGCTCCTGCTACAGAACCTAAATTTGTGGGCTCAGCAGTTATTCCCGACAACGACGACAGCAACGATGACAAAGTTTACTTTTTCTTCACCGAGCGAGAGGCGGACGCCGAGGGACTCAACAAGGCGGTGTACACCCGAGTGGGGCGAGTGTGCGCGGTGAGAGTGCAGATGCTGTAGAAACGTCTCAGGGTACAATGCGGCCGAGTGGGCTGACAGAACAGTCATAACCTGGTTCTGCCTTCATCTCTCAGAACGACGtgggaggacagaggatgcTGGTGAATAGATGGAGCTCCTTCCTGAAGACACGTCTCATCTGCTCTGTGGCTGGACAAAACGGCATCGACACTCACTTCGATGATCTCGGTATGGCTACGAGGAAGGTTCTTGTATTCAATTTGTCATGCTTAACATACGGCATTAAGGCTTTTTGTTGCATTGTgtgtctgacctgcagcagcggcagcctgtgtcaaagcaaaacatttttaatttacacCAGTTGTTTCCTCAAGCGGGACAGCCACTACGATTAGAGTGAAGAAAAGATGACAACATTGTTACGTGTGTATTAACATGAGGCTAAATTcagcatgttgtgttttcagaggaCGTGTTTGTTCTCAAGAACAAGGACGGGAAGAACCCCGAAATCTTTGGCCTCTTCAGCACAACAAGGTGAGCGGCAGATTCCGTCAgtgttttttcatttcacagcCACAACTTTCACATCGATCAAATCCCCAAATCAAACTTTATCTTGCAGTGCGGTGTTTAAAGGCTACGCTGTGTGCGTGTACAGCATGGAGGACATCAGAGCAGCCTTCAACGGCCCCTTCGCCTACAGAGACAGACCTGAACACCGCTGGAGCCCTTACGAGGACAGAGTCCCCTACCCCCGACCTGGATCTGTGAGTTTCACATTGTGTCCATGATGGATGTCCTTTCAGAGTGACTGGGCaagaaaacaatatcaataattactGCAATATCATTTTttaccttcactcaggagcaggaatcagtctttaaacattaaactgaaatgataatgtgacatttatcctgATAATTATCGATATAGATTCTAATCAATTTATAAaaatctttatatacattcttAGCCTAATTTTCCAGCCATAGCTGAGAGCATGTAGAGCAGCTGAGAGTGACAGCACTGTTACTACTTCAGCCAGACCAAGCATCTTTTACTACACTCTACACAAGGCTCCCACATTAATGACCTTCCTCTgactcctccttttcctctctatctcttccACCCCCTCTTTTTTTACTAGTGTGCCAGTAAAGTCAATGGCGGTGGCTTCTCCAGCTCCAAGGAGTTTCCTGATGAGGTTTTGCGGTTTGTGCGTTCTCATCCTGTGATGTATCGTCCCGTCCGGCCCCAGCACCATCAACCCGTGCTGCTGCAGACGGAGCCGGGCAGGAGGAAACTGACCCAGATCGCCGTGGACAGGGTCCAGGCCCAGGACGGAAACTACCACGTTCTGTACATCGGCACCGGTACACACAAGAAGGCCGTAGATAATTCTTTGCAAAAATGAGACATTAAAACGTATCTGAATGTTACACAATGTTGCACTAAGAACCACACATAGAACTGAACTTGatatttattaataatgttgaaaataaagaatatttgTTCAGATTTCCCTGTAAAACTTTGGTCGAAAGCGTCAGTGTGACATTTCTGCCTCATTTCCGTTAGATGACTCAGTGGTGTTGAAAGTTATCACCatctacaacaaagacacagacaccatggaggaggtgctgctggaggagctgcaagTTTTCAAGGTAGGCAACTCTATTTTTAGGTTGCGACTGTGAAAGGGAAAGTCGACTTTGCAGCCGAGCAAGCTCTACATTCTATTGCATGCATATCACATCCATTGCTGCCGGTTCTACACAGCCTGAGTGACTCTCTTGCAGAATACTGATTGCTGATCTGCTTCCGTTCAAGCATCGGAGGGGGATTGTGCAGCCAGGCTTGCTGAGAGATCTCCAGCGTGATTTGAACATATATCAATGCTTCACAGATCAGTCACTTTCGAAAAAATGGGTCTGCATGCAACGGCTGCATTTATCTGCGTTTTAATTAAGAGCTGGTTCGGGATGAATAGGAGCATGAGAGGAAGCTggaaaagacaaagaactgTGCTCTCATACCGAATGAAAAACCACTGATTAAACTTCATTTTTTAACAACATAAAATCGTTTCCACTTTCAGGAGTCGGCACCGATACGAGAGATCATAATATCGTCTAAAAGGGTAAGAGCAGCGTCTGAATCGCCACTGTTCACTCCTGCAGTTCTGTTGCTCAGCCACAAGATGATAACATTGCAGCATATCTATAATTCATTTAGATGTACTGTAGCCTACATGTGACTGTAACATATGACACTTTTTTCTCCGATAACTTTGGATCTACAGCAACAGCTCTACGTGGGGTCGGAGGTCGGGGTGGCCCAGGTCAGACTGCATCAGTGTGACCTCTATGGCTCTGAGTGTGCTGACTGCTGTCTGGCCAGAGACCCCTACTGTGCCTGGGATGGTCTCACCTGTTCCCGGCTGTACCCCGCTGGAGTCCACACCAAGAGGTAACagtacactttttttttttcctgtagatgtttgtgtatgtgtgtgtgtgtgtgtgtgtgtgtgtgtgtgtgtgtgtctgtgtgtgtgtgtgtgtgtgtgtgtggatcagcaGTTTAACGGTGCATTTCCATCCCATCATCTCGCCCCGGCGAATGTCACGGTGCTCCGAGGCTGCTTAATCAAGTCATTATCACCGGCCCTGGTAGCCATGGCTGCCAAGTGCAGTGTATCAGTATGCACTTGATCACCTTCCCCTCCTGTATTTATCCTCTTTGTCTCCATttgctttcctcctctctttcctttcaGCCATCTCGTTCATCACGTGCTCAAAATCACTCTCCctttgcctccctctctcccatctCAGCAGACGATTCAGGCGGCAGGATGTTCGCCATGGAAACGCCGTCCAGCTGTGCAATGGGCTGCAAATTGATGGTGAGGATATAAAATGACtatgcggtgtgtgtgtgtgtgtgtgtgtttgtgtgtgtgtgcagttgcaCGCTTGTGTGTATTTACTAGTAACACAAAATTGTCACAGGAATGCTGTATAAAAGCAACAAAATGATGCTATTCTCCAGAGGCACTAGACCTAATGGACTGGGAAGATTGTTGCAGGTGAGGGAGGTTAGCATCTCTCGACTGCGGCAGTACAACAATGCACTGCGTTTAATAGAAGCTCACGGCATTTCCTACCTTAAataatatctgtgtgtgtgtgtgtgtgtgtgtgtgtgtgtgtgtgtgtgtgtgtgtgtgtgtgtgtgtgtgtgtgtgtgtgtaggggaaGGATCCGAGGAGAAGCTGGTGTATGGTGTCCAGAGCAACAGCACTTTACTGGAGTGTGTCCCTCGATCGCTTCAGGCCAAAGTCCTCTGGTTCTTCCAGAATGGAGAAGGGAGACGTGAGGTGAGTTAGATGCAGCAATGCatgcaacacaaatacacatgtaaacataatgaatatatttaCATTACGCAATAAACAGATATGATAAGATACAATACACCAGTAAATGAAAGCAACACAGCAGAGGGGAGGTGATCAGAAATAAAGAATTACAAAATGGTAATTGTTCAAGATAACAGATAAGACAAtcacataaatattaataagaaaTATGGGGAAATATAAAACGCTTTCTGATGTTTAGCTGTGAATACGGTGTTGAGGTTCAACTTCACCACCTCATTGCGATTGAGCTCAAGGAAATTCCATTTATCTAAATAAGATCAATGGACAAACTAATTAGTgaacaatttatataattacatttttgtgtgtaatTATAATATGGGGAAATTGTCTTCGGAAAGAGATATTGttccaaccatccatccatctattcatccatccatccatctattcatccatcatccacccacacagacacagggagaacctCCAACATCCACATAGAAAAAACATCGGCCAAACTTGAATCCAATATATTGAGTGCGTAACCTCTTCATCTACGACCACGTCCCCTGATTTATCCCAAACTAGTTCTGcaggttttttaattaaaattccTTCCTGAGAGAAGAGTAAATGCAGCAGCTGCCTGAATCGCTAGACTTGAAAAATGGCTCCAATcattgagaagaaaaaaaatctactttCATTTCTCCTCCATGTAGGTTCGGGGTGATGAGCGGGTTATCCTGATCTCCCACGGGCTGCTGTTCTTACACGTGAGAAGCTCCGATGCCGGCGTGTACGTTTGCCAGACTGTGGAGCACGGATACGTGAACACTCTATTGCGTGTCACTCTGCACGTGCTCAGAGGGGAGAGGGTCGAGTCCACGATCCACAGTTCGAGCGgcgaggagggggagaaagctGCAGCTCCGTGCCACTCCTCCCCTGATCCCCCACTGGACCCCAGCCTCGGCCCCAAGGTTCTGGTTCCAGCCTCTACTCCGGGTCGCCACTCCCGGCAGTGGTACAAGGAGTTTctccagctgattggctacGGGGATGCCCAGAGGGTCGCCGAGTACTGTGAGAAAGTGTGGTGCACCGATAAAAAACGTAAAAAGACCAAAAAGAAATATGCTGCTCCAGGTGGcgagaagagaaggaaagagaggggggaggagaacTCCAACCGAGCGCCCAGGCACACTTTGGACAACTGAGGAGAACAGAGactggctgcacacacacacacacacatatacacacacacacacatacacacacacacacacacacatacacacacacacacacacacacacacacacagtctaaagGTCAGACTCACATTGTTTACACCGTGTAAAAGATTTTTCACATTGCTTCAACAaaagcagaaacaaaaacaacagtagCACATTGTCAAGCTCTTGTGGCCTCATTTGTCTTTCAATACTTCGAGTGGATTGTTTCCacttatttcttaaaaaatattgcCTTCTTTCTTTGTTGGGAACCGACTCTCTCTGTAAGAACAGATGGTCATCAGCGATGGATGAATGTTAAAGCTGCGTTGTGTCTGATCTGAAGAGACGGATCACAATGCATCAGCTCCAGAGGACTGTCCCTATACCCCGACCCAGCTGTGGAAACCAACCACACAGAGTTGTCTCCACCAAACCTCCGTCAAACCTCGGCTCCACCTCTCAGTCAACTGCTTAATATGACAAACTCCTACTGTATCTATGAGGAGAGAAAACTGTATAGAAAACAATGGCCTTTAAAACTTATTTTGGTATAActtatttctctttgttttcactgagTTCCGTAGCTGTTTAAATGTCAGAAACTGGAAAATATAGTGTTGGTTTATTTTGTACAGTGAAAAATGCTTTGAGCTTTATGATACTGcaatgtgtgtggtgtgtgtaaaCTATGCACACAGAGAGATGTTGCAATGCCACTATTAAGAGATAGGCATGTTTTACCTATAATTATGCCTATTTAAGCACTTGTAAAACCTGTTACAGTAGATGAAAAGtgtataatattgttgttatttgtaTTCCATTTTACATCTACAATTGTGATCAAATGTACCAAACACTCCTTTGCGTATTGTATATTGTATTTAACTCAAATTCAGGGTTGTTTCTGCCTGCACATCTGGTGACTAATAACGGGGTTCAGAAAGTCATCTCTCCACACTGGCTCTTCCTTCTTCCATCTATCACCCTTTGCTGTCCCTTCGTTCCCACCCCCCTTTGTTTGTGTGGACCAGTGTTGAAGATGGGATTCATAATGACCACCGCTAGCAGCGCATTTCCCtcggaggaagaaggagaagtaAATGCCAGGGTGACCATCCAAGCATGTCATCAGCGAAACTGATGAGTCAGCCTCACGAACGTTCAGTCAACGGGGAGATGAGagaaaaagttcagacaggatgATGACGCAGTTGTGGTTATGCTGATAATAACCTGGAGGAT
Above is a genomic segment from Pleuronectes platessa chromosome 7, fPlePla1.1, whole genome shotgun sequence containing:
- the sema3e gene encoding semaphorin-3E isoform X1, with amino-acid sequence MEECVRTVYLTLMLLCVVLPGTAHTANSLYPRIRLSHTELWQLNRTWVFQAHGRSLQPHTMMLDEGHERLYVGARNTLFSLSLDQVNTHHREIQWASTDSQIEECLMKGREKLECANYIKVLQRYNHTHLLVCGTGAFNPVCSLVRVGHSGQDRLFALEEDSVTSGRGRCPFDPNSPCTSTLSRGELYIGLYTDYWENDGALCRLNNQTYTRTERDDRQQLSEPKFVGSAVIPDNDDSNDDKVYFFFTEREADAEGLNKAVYTRVGRVCANDVGGQRMLVNRWSSFLKTRLICSVAGQNGIDTHFDDLEDVFVLKNKDGKNPEIFGLFSTTSAVFKGYAVCVYSMEDIRAAFNGPFAYRDRPEHRWSPYEDRVPYPRPGSCASKVNGGGFSSSKEFPDEVLRFVRSHPVMYRPVRPQHHQPVLLQTEPGRRKLTQIAVDRVQAQDGNYHVLYIGTDDSVVLKVITIYNKDTDTMEEVLLEELQVFKESAPIREIIISSKRQQLYVGSEVGVAQVRLHQCDLYGSECADCCLARDPYCAWDGLTCSRLYPAGVHTKSRRFRRQDVRHGNAVQLCNGLQIDGEGSEEKLVYGVQSNSTLLECVPRSLQAKVLWFFQNGEGRREVRGDERVILISHGLLFLHVRSSDAGVYVCQTVEHGYVNTLLRVTLHVLRGERVESTIHSSSGEEGEKAAAPCHSSPDPPLDPSLGPKVLVPASTPGRHSRQWYKEFLQLIGYGDAQRVAEYCEKVWCTDKKRKKTKKKYAAPGGEKRRKERGEENSNRAPRHTLDN
- the sema3e gene encoding semaphorin-3E isoform X2; protein product: MEECVRTVYLTLMLLCVVLPGTAHTANSLYPRIRLSHTELWQLNRTWVFQAHGRSLQPHTMMLDEGHERLYVGARNTLFSLSLDQVNTHHREIQWASTDSQIEECLMKGREKLECANYIKVLQRYNHTHLLVCGTGAFNPVCSLVRVGHSGQDRLFALEEDSVTSGRGRCPFDPNSPCTSTLSRGELYIGLYTDYWENDGALCRLNNQTYTRTERDDRQQLSEPKFVGSAVIPDNDDSNDDKVYFFFTEREADAEGLNKAVYTRVGRVCANDVGGQRMLVNRWSSFLKTRLICSVAGQNGIDTHFDDLEDVFVLKNKDGKNPEIFGLFSTTSAVFKGYAVCVYSMEDIRAAFNGPFAYRDRPEHRWSPYEDRVPYPRPGSCASKVNGGGFSSSKEFPDEVLRFVRSHPVMYRPVRPQHHQPVLLQTEPGRRKLTQIAVDRVQAQDGNYHVLYIGTDDSVVLKVITIYNKDTDTMEEVLLEELQVFKESAPIREIIISSKRQQLYVGSEVGVAQVRLHQCDLYGSECADCCLARDPYCAWDGLTCSRLYPAGVHTKRRFRRQDVRHGNAVQLCNGLQIDGEGSEEKLVYGVQSNSTLLECVPRSLQAKVLWFFQNGEGRREVRGDERVILISHGLLFLHVRSSDAGVYVCQTVEHGYVNTLLRVTLHVLRGERVESTIHSSSGEEGEKAAAPCHSSPDPPLDPSLGPKVLVPASTPGRHSRQWYKEFLQLIGYGDAQRVAEYCEKVWCTDKKRKKTKKKYAAPGGEKRRKERGEENSNRAPRHTLDN